GACGGATTGGTCAAGGAGTCGGCCGTGGTGGCCGACACCTCCCCGGCGGCCGGCGCGCTGGCGTGGATCAACCAACAGCAGTACCGCGCCAACTGCGTTTACCTCATGTTGGACCTTGCTCCGCACCTCTCCGACGCGACGACGTTGCGGATGCTCCGCGACGCGATCAACCACATCGACGGCATGGGCTGCACGTTGGCCCTGATCGACGCGTCCGACGAACTGCCGCCGGTCGTTCGTTCGATCGCGGCCCACCTCGAGCTGAGCTTTCCCGGCGAAGATGAACTCGAGCAGATCGTGCGGTCAACGCTCCGCGAGGTACACAGTCGCGACCGAATCAACGTCGAGATCAGTCGTGACGACCTGACCGCGCTCGTCCGCAACCTTCGCGGGCTCACCCGGCGGCAAGCGACGCAGGCGGTGCTTGAAACGGTCTCGGAGGACAAGCGGTTTGACGCCGACGACGTGACGGGCGTGTTGCGAACCAAACGGCGAATGCTCGCGGGGACCGGGCTGTTGGAGTTCGTCGAAGCGCCGTTGGACATGGATCAGATCGGCGGTTTGGATAATCTCAAGCAGTGGCTCGCCGTCCGTGAGCGATCGCTTAGCACATCGGCCCAGGAGTTCGGCATCGATCCGCCGCGGGGAATGCTGTTGCTCGGCGTGCAGGGGGCGGGAAAGTCGCTTGCGGCCAAGGCCGTGGCCACCGCATGGAAACGCCCGCTTCTCCGCATGGACGTGGGCGCGCTCTACGACCGGTTCATCGGTGAGAGTGAGAAGCGGCTGCGTGAAGCCTTGCGGCAAGCAGAGATGGCGTCGCCGGTGGTGCTGTGGATCGACGAGATCGAGAAGGCGTTCGCCAGTGCGGCGAGCACCAGCAACGACGGCGGCTTGAGCCGGCGGATGTTCGGGGCGTTGCTGACGTGGATGCAGGAACACCGCGAGCCGGTCTTCCTGATCGCGACGGCCAACGACATCGAAGCGCTGCCGCCGGAGCTGCTGCGCAAAGGGCGGTTCGACGAGATCTTCTTCGTGGACCTGCCCGAGGCGGACGCGCGGCGCAAGATCTTCGAGATTCATCTGCGCAAACGAGAGCGCAAGGTGCGGACGTTCGATTTGGATCGACTGGTTGCGGTGAGTGACGGTTACAGCGGTGCCGAGATCGAGCAGGCGATCATCGCCGCGCTGCACCAGGCATTCGCGGATCGGGACGAGCTGGACACCGAGCGTGTCGTGTCGGCCTTGGAGCAGAGCCCGCCGCTGAGCGTGACGATGGC
The genomic region above belongs to Planctomycetota bacterium and contains:
- a CDS encoding AAA family ATPase; translated protein: MPRTDQAQFEKLIAARHPCVALQTYEEQHAVKIVVAAATEQGKDVMIWSAGTGLRDGLVKESAVVADTSPAAGALAWINQQQYRANCVYLMLDLAPHLSDATTLRMLRDAINHIDGMGCTLALIDASDELPPVVRSIAAHLELSFPGEDELEQIVRSTLREVHSRDRINVEISRDDLTALVRNLRGLTRRQATQAVLETVSEDKRFDADDVTGVLRTKRRMLAGTGLLEFVEAPLDMDQIGGLDNLKQWLAVRERSLSTSAQEFGIDPPRGMLLLGVQGAGKSLAAKAVATAWKRPLLRMDVGALYDRFIGESEKRLREALRQAEMASPVVLWIDEIEKAFASAASTSNDGGLSRRMFGALLTWMQEHREPVFLIATANDIEALPPELLRKGRFDEIFFVDLPEADARRKIFEIHLRKRERKVRTFDLDRLVAVSDGYSGAEIEQAIIAALHQAFADRDELDTERVVSALEQSPPLSVTMAEKVAQLRAWAKGRCVDAG